Within Massilia endophytica, the genomic segment TGGACGCAGGGTGCGGTCAACCTGAGCCTGGGCCACACCTTCTTCTCCAGCTATCGCGACCAGAACATCGAAGGGCTGGCCGATCCGGGCTGGAACGACCGCGATGTGAAGGCCTATTCGCTGTGGGACCTGACGGGCAGCTACTCGTTCAACAAGAACCTGAAGCTGCGCGCCGGCGTCATCAATCTGTTCGACACGCCGCCGCCGTTCACCAACCAGTCGCGCTACTTCGAAGTGACCTGGGATCCGACCTACGGCGATCCGCGCGGCCGGTCGTTCTTTGCGAACCTGCAGTACAAGTTCTAAGGTCCGCTTCAATGCCCTGCCAGCCCCTCCCGTGGGGCTGGCTCACCACCCCATCGCGCGCTGGATGTGCGCTGCGAGCTTCGCGGCCATGTCCTTCTGCTGCACCACGCGAGGATGGGCCCCGTATCCGGTGTACTCGAAGAAGATGGAGTCGATGCGCTCATCGCCACCCCGCCGCAGGCGCTCCACGGCGGCCTTCACATAGCCCGGCCATTTCGAGCCGGGACGCGTGGCATCCATGCTTCCGAGTGCACAAACGATATAGGCCTTGGGATAAGCTTTCCGGATCCGCTGTACAAAGGTTTCGTAGGCGGCGATCCGCTGCTCCTCGTTCGGCTCCGGCTGCAGCCGGTGCCGGTCGTCGATAAGCCATCTGTCGTTCTGCATCAGGTTGATCACCACGACATCCGGCGTCCAGCGTGGAAACTCCCAGCGCGTATCGTTCTTGCCGACCGCGCTCATCTGGCCATAAAACTCCGGCATCGTGAAGGGGAACCAGCTGATCATCACGCCTATGCCGCTCTGCGACGTCATGTGAAGCTCCGCACCCAGCTTGCGCGCCGCGATCGACGCATAGGACATGTAGCTGTTCTTGTCCCGCAAGGCATCGTCGCGGCCATTCACGGGGGCCTCGTTGCCGAGTCCACTGGTGATGGAGTCTCCGAATACCTCCATGCGGCGCGCCGGCCGTGGCGGCGGTGGCAGCAGCTGGCCGCCATCGGACAGCTCAAAGCCGCGCAGCACGGTTGCGCCCTCTGCGCCCTCGGTGCGTTTGGTGATCAGGAAGCTGTGCGGTCCCGGCTTCAGGCCCGTTGCCAATACATAGGTCTTGTTCCCGCGATCCGCCTGCAAGATCAATGGCGCGGCATCGTCGCCATCCAGGATCACATTGAAGTAGTTCTGGCCTTTCTCGTCGTCCAGGGTCACGGCCAGCGATGTGCCAACGAAGTTTGCCGCGACGGCCGTCGACGGCCAGCTGATCACGGGCGCACGCGGATCGGTAAAATCCACGCGCCCCGTGTAGAGAAGGCCTTTGTCGTCGGCTGGAACAGCCACGCCGGCGATTGCCAGCGAGGCATGCAGCAAGCAGCTGAGGGCCGTGAGAAATATGATTGCGATACGCTTCATCCGGGGCTCACCTCAAGTCTCAGGCAGGAATCGCCTTATCCCGTGCAAGCGGCTTAATGACCTTGGCGATGGCTTTCCCCGCCGTCATTTCGGCAGTACGCAAATCGTAGGCGCTCTGAAGATTCAACCACCCTTGCGCCTCGCTCCCGAAATAGCGCTCCAGCCGCAGGGCAGTATCCGCCGTTACACCACGTTCGCCTTTGATAATCTCGCTCAGGCGCGAGTAAGGAACATGCAGCGCCAAAGCCACCGAACGCACACTGACGCCCATAGGCTTAATATAGTCCTCCAACAAAATCTCCCCGGGATGCACCGGACGCATGCCATTCTTGAACATGATGTACTCCGTTCCGTTCTTCAGTGTGGATCCTCAATCAGTACGTCATAGGGACCGTTCGGCCCCCATTTGAAGGTCAGACGCCATTGGTCGTTGATACGCACATGCCAGGCCCCGTCGTACTCTTTCAGGTCGTTGCCAGGCGGAGCCTTCATAAAGTTCAGTGAAGGGGCCGCATCAAGCTGCGCCAGCTTTCGCTCAGCTGCACTCTTGATGTTGGCAAACCTGCGGCTCTTACCCGTTGTGAACAAGGTTTCGGTGTCAATGCACGCAAAGGACTGGATTGCCATACTCAAATATTATCTGTTATCCGGTTAACAGTCAACCAGCTCCAGCGTTTACTGTGCAAGCGAGTCCGCCAGCTCGGCCTTTTTCATGTTTTCCTCGTAACCCGCCAGCGCGCGGGCGTCCTTCCCTTGCGACCGTCCAAGCGACAGCGCGCGCTGGAACTGGGTTTTTGCCAGCTTCGGCTGCTTCATCGCCAGCAGGGCTTCGCCATAGCTGTCGTACGCATTCGCCGAGTCGGGATGGGTTTCGACGTTGAACTTCATCAGCACCGGCGCAAACTGCGCCCTCTTCGGCTGCCGAAGCAGCTCGTACGCCATGGCGTTGATATCGGCCTCGCCAAGCTGGCTCGCTTTCAGCCTGGCCGACACCATGGACTCTGCGTCCCCCGGCACAAGCAGAGCAGCCTGGTCGACCGCGTCGAGGACACCTTCACGGGCCAGTTTGCGGGCTTTCCTTTGGGCCTGTGCGGAAGCGCTGGCAATCACCTGTTCGACCGCGCGGATCACCAGCTCCGGCTCATCGAGCTGAATATAGTGGCCGCTGTTCGAGGTGACGACATGGCTGCCGTTGGAGAATTGGCGGAAGAACTGTTCGTGCAACAGGCGCCAGGCCGCCATGCCGGATGGCGTATGCAGGAGGAACTCGGGCTTTTCGTACACCTTGGCGGACGTCAGCACCACGGTCGGCACATCCGGCAGCGGCACGCCCTGGGGCAAGGCGCCTGCATCGAAGATCTGCTGAACCAGTTTGTACTCGGCCTTGAAGGCCGCGGGCGTGAAGCCCTCGAAGGCTTTCTGGTCTGCGGCAAACCTGGTCGCGTCGATCTTCTTGAGCGCAGCGTCCATGCCTTCTGCGCTTGCATCCACAAACACCATTCCGGCCACTTCAGCCGGATGGTGCGCAGCAAACTGGCGCACCAGGAAGCCGCCATAGGAATGGCCGACCAGGATGAACGGCGGTTTCAGTTCAGCCGCCTTGACCATCTGTTCAAGCTCCGCCCCGCTCTGCTCCAGCGTGCGCGGCTCCGGGCGCGCATCGGACTTGCCGACACCGGCACGCGAGTACACAACCACCTTGGCCGACTTCGACAATGCTGGCGCCACCTTCCTCCACACACTCAGGTCGCCTGCGAATCCCGATTCGAAAATGACTGTGTAAGGCCCGCTGCCTGCGGTCTGCATATCCAGGGCATAGCCGCCGATGCGCAGGCCGGGCTTCGGTGCATCGGCGGGAAGCGCCTGCGCATTGCACAGCAGACTACCCATCCCAAGGGCGAGCAACAAGAGGGAGGTCCTGACAAATTTCTTGGTATGCATTCCTAGTCTTTCTTCTCTGGCGCCGGCTTTTCTGGCTGGCTTGGTTTATTTTGCTGCCCCTGCATCATGCGCATCGCATCCTTCGCGGCTTGGCTGTCCGGATTCACACCGGCCGCCTGCAGGGCATTGCGCACCGCATCGTTGCCTGTCACGCCGCCGAAGGTGTAGCGCAGGCCCACGTACAGGCGCCGCTGATGCACCTTCGTGTCGATGCGGTCGCGCAGGGTATCGGTCTCGACGCGGAATCGCTGGTCGGTGGTCTGGAACACATCGTTGGCGCGCAGATTGAGCGACAGGCGGGGCGTGAACTTGTGCTCCAGCGCCAGGTTCACGATGCTGAACGGCTCGCGGTAGCCTTCGCCCGACAGCTGTTTGCCCTGGCGGAAGGTCATGAAGGTCAGCGTATCTTTCGGCGAAATCGTCCACTGCGCCCCACCCTGCAGGTGCAGCGACGGCGCGCGGCGCGTTTCGCCGGTCGGGCCCATGGCGCCCAGGCGGTCCTGCTCCACGAAGCCCCAGTTACCGTTGAACATGAACCGGATCGCAGGCAGCGACATGCCCTTCCACTTCATATTGGGCGGCACCATGGCCATGATCGAGAACTCGACGCCGCCCGCCTTGCGGTCGCCCTCGTTTTCCTTGGTGGTCAGCAGCGCCGTTGGACTGATGAAGGTGCGGCGCTCGGTGATGACGTCGGATTCATGGCGCAGATAGCCGCGCAGGCTGGCGGGCATCAGGCCCATCATCTTGGTCTCGTAGCCCAGTTCCAGCGAATGCAGCTTGACCGGATGCAGGCGCGGGTTGCCGGAGCTGACGTAATACTCGCTGGCGTAGTTGATGAAGGGGTTCAGGTCGCCGGCATTCGGGCGCGAGATACGGTCCGAGTACGAGAAGCGCAGGTTGGAGAACTGGTCCAGCTTATAGGTCAGGAACAGGCTCGGAAGATAGTTGGTGTAGCTGTTGCTGGCCTGGACGTCCGTGGTCACCTGGTCCAGATCCAGTTCGGTGTGCTCCATGCGCAGGCCGCCCTTGAAGGACCACTGCTTGTTCAGCGGCAGGTCATAGGTCGCGTAGGCGGCGGTGACATCCTGCTCCAGCTCGAACAGATTACTGCGCCGGGTGTCGAGGGCGCCGGTGTCCAGGAACAGGTAGCGGTAATCGCTGGCCTGGCGCGTACGCTGCCAGCGCCCGCCCGCGGTCAGGAAGCCGGGACCAGCCTTGCCCGAGTAATCGGTGCTCAGGTCAGTCAGGCGCACGCGGGTTTCAACGTTCTGGGTGTAGTTGCGCAGTATCGGCGCGCCGCTGGACGGCAGCGCGATGGCCTGGTACAGGGCGGCCGTGTCCACGTTGTTGGTGTTGGACGAATGGCGCAGGTCGACCTTCAGGCTCTCGCCGTCGGTGCTGAAGCGGCGTTCCCACCCTGCCACCACTTCATGATTGAGCGCATCGCCGCTGCCCGTGCGGCGGGTCAGGTAGTCCACTACCGGCGTGCTGCCGGTGCGGAAATCCGTCAGATGCTCATTGCTGCGGGAATCGTTGCCGCGCTTGTTGACGGACAGGGAGCCGGTCAGCGTGTCGCGCTCGTTGTAGTTGTAACGTCCGCCCACGCCGCCCTGGATGAAGTCGGTGAGGCCGCTGCGCTGCATGGTCTGGCGCAGGCGGCTGACGCTGCCGTTCGCCGGGTCGATGCGCTCGCGCGTCTGTTCCGTGTCGGTCTCGTTGCCGTCGCGGCGGTAGTTGAAGGTGCCGTTCACCGACGCATACCCGGAACTGTAGCTGCCGTTGGCGAAGGCGTTCTTGCGCCCTGCGGGGCCAACGTTGCCGGCCACGCTGCCATTGCCGCCCGGCTTGGTGTAGCGGCGCGAGATCAGGTTGAGAATGGGGCCGCCGCCAGCTTCGTTGCCAAATTCCGCGCCGGGGTTGTTGATCACCTGGACCGATTCGTAGTTCTCGGCGGGCAGTGCGTTGATGGCGGCGGCGCGGTTCTCGCCCTGCATCTGTGCGGTGGGCTTGCCGTCCACCAGAACGGTCACACGCTCGCTGCCGCGCAGCCGCACGGTGCCGTTGGGGTCCACGTTCACGGAGGGAACGTTGTTGAGCACATCGCCCACGGAGGCGCCTGCCGTGCTGGCGTCGTTCTTGATGTCGTACACCTGGCGGTCGATGCGGTTGCTCTGGCGCTCGCTGACCACGTTCACCACGGCCGCTGGCTGGACAGCCGGTTTCGCTTCCTCCTTGGCCTGCTGCGGCGCAGCCTCGGTGGTTTGGGCCTTTGCTTGCCAGCTCAGGAGCACTGCGGCGATGGCGGCGGACAGGACGGACAGGGAGGGACGGGAGGGCATGGGCATAAATGGATGGCGGTAAAACCGTGGACAAGAAGCCCGAAACCATACCACTTTCCAAAAAAACAAGCTAGCCTAACGGCAACACCCGTGGATTCGCCTGGATGGAAGCGTGGGTGCCGGGCCGGCGAATCAGCGGCAGAGCGTGCTGACTGGATTGCTCCCCTGCGCCGTGAGGACGCCCAGGCGATAGGGGATTTTGATGTAGTCGTCCACGCGCACTGCCGGGTCATTGCCCTGGAAGAGATATTCGAGCGGCCGGCACGGATCGATTGTCATCGTTTGATCGGCATTCGTACGAATCATCTCGCCGTGGGAGACGCCTTCCGACCAGAGGCCGTCGACGTTGTTGCTGCTGGCAAAGGCGTTCATTGGCGCGGAAGAGAACGGCTCCCATTTTCCGTCCAGGCTATTGCTCTTCCAGATGCGGAAATAGCGTCCTTTCGGCGAAATCGCTTCCACCAGGGTGATGTAGGTGCCTGTGTTGGCGATCCTGTAGGTATTGCTCGCCTCGAACAGATCCTCCGTTTTTTCAGTCATGACGGCGACGGTGTTACGGAAGCCGTTCGGGAAGCGGTCAATATCGGTTTCGGAACGCAGCAGACGGCCATGGTCATCGGTGTTAAACAGATAGCATTTTTTGTCGTCGCAGATCACCCAGAAATCCAGCCAGCCATTACCCTGCGGTGGCTTGATCAGGTCGGGGACGGCGGCAAAGAACGGCTTCGGCGCGCTCCAGGACATCGGATCACCGATATCGTCGGACGTTGAATAGAGCGGATCACCACCTTGGTACACGAGATACCATTTCTTCTGCGGCGCAAAATAGAATACTTGCGGAGCAGCGCGATAGCCTGGACCTATCGGGGATTTGGCAAGCGGGACGATTTTCGCCGAGGCTGCATTCGACCACGCGTCAAAGCTTGTGTACGCGATCCCCCACCCGCTGGACCCGGCGGTTGTCATGAACACGTGATATTTGCCGTCCACGTAGACAAGCGAGGGATCTTTTACACCATAGATT encodes:
- a CDS encoding SGNH/GDSL hydrolase family protein, translated to MKRIAIIFLTALSCLLHASLAIAGVAVPADDKGLLYTGRVDFTDPRAPVISWPSTAVAANFVGTSLAVTLDDEKGQNYFNVILDGDDAAPLILQADRGNKTYVLATGLKPGPHSFLITKRTEGAEGATVLRGFELSDGGQLLPPPPRPARRMEVFGDSITSGLGNEAPVNGRDDALRDKNSYMSYASIAARKLGAELHMTSQSGIGVMISWFPFTMPEFYGQMSAVGKNDTRWEFPRWTPDVVVINLMQNDRWLIDDRHRLQPEPNEEQRIAAYETFVQRIRKAYPKAYIVCALGSMDATRPGSKWPGYVKAAVERLRRGGDERIDSIFFEYTGYGAHPRVVQQKDMAAKLAAHIQRAMGW
- a CDS encoding HigA family addiction module antitoxin; its protein translation is MFKNGMRPVHPGEILLEDYIKPMGVSVRSVALALHVPYSRLSEIIKGERGVTADTALRLERYFGSEAQGWLNLQSAYDLRTAEMTAGKAIAKVIKPLARDKAIPA
- a CDS encoding type II toxin-antitoxin system RelE/ParE family toxin — protein: MAIQSFACIDTETLFTTGKSRRFANIKSAAERKLAQLDAAPSLNFMKAPPGNDLKEYDGAWHVRINDQWRLTFKWGPNGPYDVLIEDPH
- a CDS encoding alpha/beta fold hydrolase, which encodes MHTKKFVRTSLLLLALGMGSLLCNAQALPADAPKPGLRIGGYALDMQTAGSGPYTVIFESGFAGDLSVWRKVAPALSKSAKVVVYSRAGVGKSDARPEPRTLEQSGAELEQMVKAAELKPPFILVGHSYGGFLVRQFAAHHPAEVAGMVFVDASAEGMDAALKKIDATRFAADQKAFEGFTPAAFKAEYKLVQQIFDAGALPQGVPLPDVPTVVLTSAKVYEKPEFLLHTPSGMAAWRLLHEQFFRQFSNGSHVVTSNSGHYIQLDEPELVIRAVEQVIASASAQAQRKARKLAREGVLDAVDQAALLVPGDAESMVSARLKASQLGEADINAMAYELLRQPKRAQFAPVLMKFNVETHPDSANAYDSYGEALLAMKQPKLAKTQFQRALSLGRSQGKDARALAGYEENMKKAELADSLAQ
- a CDS encoding TonB-dependent receptor domain-containing protein, with product MPMPSRPSLSVLSAAIAAVLLSWQAKAQTTEAAPQQAKEEAKPAVQPAAVVNVVSERQSNRIDRQVYDIKNDASTAGASVGDVLNNVPSVNVDPNGTVRLRGSERVTVLVDGKPTAQMQGENRAAAINALPAENYESVQVINNPGAEFGNEAGGGPILNLISRRYTKPGGNGSVAGNVGPAGRKNAFANGSYSSGYASVNGTFNYRRDGNETDTEQTRERIDPANGSVSRLRQTMQRSGLTDFIQGGVGGRYNYNERDTLTGSLSVNKRGNDSRSNEHLTDFRTGSTPVVDYLTRRTGSGDALNHEVVAGWERRFSTDGESLKVDLRHSSNTNNVDTAALYQAIALPSSGAPILRNYTQNVETRVRLTDLSTDYSGKAGPGFLTAGGRWQRTRQASDYRYLFLDTGALDTRRSNLFELEQDVTAAYATYDLPLNKQWSFKGGLRMEHTELDLDQVTTDVQASNSYTNYLPSLFLTYKLDQFSNLRFSYSDRISRPNAGDLNPFINYASEYYVSSGNPRLHPVKLHSLELGYETKMMGLMPASLRGYLRHESDVITERRTFISPTALLTTKENEGDRKAGGVEFSIMAMVPPNMKWKGMSLPAIRFMFNGNWGFVEQDRLGAMGPTGETRRAPSLHLQGGAQWTISPKDTLTFMTFRQGKQLSGEGYREPFSIVNLALEHKFTPRLSLNLRANDVFQTTDQRFRVETDTLRDRIDTKVHQRRLYVGLRYTFGGVTGNDAVRNALQAAGVNPDSQAAKDAMRMMQGQQNKPSQPEKPAPEKKD
- a CDS encoding non-reducing end alpha-L-arabinofuranosidase family hydrolase — protein: MVFGKCSCKAALAAALAGLWGSNAIAHDSAEPGAAPAKTAFHWTSSAPLISPQPDPVQAIYGVKDPSLVYVDGKYHVFMTTAGSSGWGIAYTSFDAWSNAASAKIVPLAKSPIGPGYRAAPQVFYFAPQKKWYLVYQGGDPLYSTSDDIGDPMSWSAPKPFFAAVPDLIKPPQGNGWLDFWVICDDKKCYLFNTDDHGRLLRSETDIDRFPNGFRNTVAVMTEKTEDLFEASNTYRIANTGTYITLVEAISPKGRYFRIWKSNSLDGKWEPFSSAPMNAFASSNNVDGLWSEGVSHGEMIRTNADQTMTIDPCRPLEYLFQGNDPAVRVDDYIKIPYRLGVLTAQGSNPVSTLCR